A stretch of the Marivirga tractuosa DSM 4126 genome encodes the following:
- a CDS encoding RluA family pseudouridine synthase, translated as MYYKSLKPLIIEESEDYIFINKPPFVSTLADRNDTVTILSLVKKYNDDYQICHRLDKETSGVLLVAKNPEAYRNASMQFEHRQVEKIYTAIVDGLHQFKDEEVNLPLHTTASGYVKISHRQGKNAKTIFNTIETFKKHTLVACRPETGRMHQIRVHLASLNASITGDETYGGQPLYLSSFKRNFVRGKEKEEHPIIKRFALHAVSISLTDLKGKVVSVEAPYPKDIEVALKQLRKNR; from the coding sequence ATGTATTACAAATCATTAAAACCTTTGATTATAGAAGAGTCAGAGGATTATATTTTTATAAATAAACCGCCTTTCGTTTCTACCTTAGCGGATAGAAACGACACTGTGACCATTTTATCTTTAGTGAAAAAATACAATGATGATTATCAAATATGTCACAGACTGGATAAAGAAACATCGGGGGTACTGTTAGTAGCAAAAAATCCTGAAGCCTATAGAAATGCCTCCATGCAATTTGAGCACAGGCAAGTAGAAAAAATCTATACGGCCATTGTAGATGGTTTACATCAATTCAAGGATGAGGAAGTGAATTTACCTTTGCATACCACGGCATCAGGTTATGTCAAAATATCGCATCGGCAAGGAAAGAATGCCAAAACCATTTTCAATACTATTGAAACTTTTAAAAAACATACTTTGGTTGCCTGCAGACCAGAAACTGGTAGGATGCACCAAATTAGAGTACATTTAGCCTCTCTAAATGCTTCAATAACAGGGGATGAAACTTATGGGGGACAGCCTTTATATTTATCTTCTTTTAAAAGGAACTTTGTAAGAGGTAAAGAAAAAGAAGAACATCCCATTATAAAAAGGTTTGCCCTACATGCAGTTAGCATAAGTTTAACTGATTTGAAAGGTAAAGTTGTTTCAGTAGAAGCCCCATATCCCAAAGATATAGAAGTGGCGCTAAAGCAGTTGAGAAAAAATAGATAA
- the tsf gene encoding translation elongation factor Ts, translating to MAITAQEVKKLREITGAGMMDCKKALTEADGDFDKAIEFLRKKGQKLSEKRADRETTEGNVFIKTNDDETQAFLISLTCETDFVSKNEDFQKFGEEIIGKVAAEKPADMDALKAIPYEDITIGEKVIEMVGKIGEKIEISHYETLTGEKVVSYVHAGAKLGVLVALKNTGGVDVKDAGRDVAMQIAAMNPVAVDKDGVDASVIEKEIEIGKDTARQEGKPEEMLEKIATGKLNKFFKEHTLLPQAFVKDNKTSIAQYLDSVNKGMTVTEFKRVAIG from the coding sequence ATGGCTATTACAGCACAAGAAGTAAAAAAGCTTAGAGAAATAACAGGTGCCGGCATGATGGATTGCAAAAAGGCATTAACTGAAGCTGATGGTGATTTCGACAAAGCCATTGAATTCTTAAGAAAAAAAGGACAGAAATTATCTGAAAAAAGAGCAGATAGAGAGACTACTGAAGGTAATGTATTCATCAAAACCAATGATGATGAAACTCAGGCTTTCTTAATTTCTTTAACTTGTGAAACTGATTTCGTTTCTAAAAATGAAGACTTCCAGAAGTTTGGTGAAGAAATCATTGGTAAAGTTGCTGCTGAAAAACCAGCTGATATGGATGCTTTAAAAGCCATCCCTTACGAAGACATTACTATTGGCGAGAAAGTGATCGAAATGGTAGGGAAAATCGGTGAAAAAATCGAAATCAGCCATTATGAAACTTTAACTGGTGAAAAAGTAGTTTCTTATGTTCATGCTGGAGCTAAATTAGGTGTATTAGTAGCCTTGAAAAACACTGGTGGTGTTGATGTAAAAGATGCAGGTAGAGATGTTGCCATGCAAATTGCAGCCATGAATCCAGTTGCTGTTGATAAAGACGGTGTTGATGCTTCTGTTATCGAAAAAGAAATCGAGATAGGAAAAGATACTGCTCGTCAAGAAGGTAAGCCAGAAGAAATGTTGGAAAAAATCGCTACTGGTAAATTAAACAAGTTCTTCAAAGAGCATACTTTATTACCACAAGCTTTTGTAAAAGACAACAAAACTTCTATTGCTCAATACTTAGATTCAGTTAACAAAGGAATGACGGTTACTGAATTTAAGAGAGTAGCGATTGGATAA
- a CDS encoding sensor histidine kinase, with product MLFNSRGVSILLALSIGIVTTAFLSLLEGVGTTALILTFILSSSSSYLLISIVLEFLFFKEINKLYEVFNKLGEKDYSFVNDLETQKSFNPLRKINQEIFSYAANKQQEIDELKRMATYRREFLADVSHELKTPIFAAQGFVYTLIDGAVKDKKVRGKFLKKAAKSLDGLEMLVNDLLTLSHIEAGEITMHFEEIDLLALVEDVFDQFEGKTDKKNMSLQLDKSYEGPINVIADYQRIYQVIVNLISNAIKYSDENTEIVVGFEINQKEVTIAIQDHGAGISPEHIKRIFERFYRIDKSRSKERGGTGLGLAIVKHIIEAHGSSVSVTSTVGKGSLFSFKLPVEKEPEPYVPIADEEGE from the coding sequence ATGCTTTTTAATTCCAGAGGAGTTTCTATACTATTAGCACTTTCAATTGGCATTGTTACCACTGCTTTCCTTAGTTTGTTGGAAGGGGTCGGAACTACTGCATTGATCCTTACCTTTATTTTATCTTCCTCTTCCTCCTATTTATTAATTAGCATCGTTTTGGAATTTCTATTTTTTAAGGAAATCAATAAGCTGTATGAAGTTTTCAATAAGCTTGGTGAAAAAGACTATTCATTCGTAAATGATCTAGAAACACAAAAATCATTCAACCCCTTAAGAAAAATCAATCAGGAAATTTTTAGCTATGCCGCCAATAAGCAACAAGAAATTGATGAGCTTAAAAGAATGGCAACCTATCGTAGGGAGTTTCTAGCGGATGTGTCTCACGAATTAAAAACCCCTATTTTTGCGGCCCAAGGCTTTGTATACACCCTTATTGATGGCGCAGTGAAAGACAAAAAAGTAAGAGGAAAATTCTTAAAGAAAGCTGCTAAAAGCTTAGATGGACTGGAAATGCTAGTCAATGATTTATTAACCCTCTCTCATATAGAAGCAGGAGAAATCACCATGCATTTTGAGGAAATCGATTTATTAGCTTTGGTAGAAGATGTTTTTGACCAGTTTGAGGGAAAAACAGACAAAAAAAATATGAGCCTTCAACTTGATAAATCCTACGAAGGTCCAATAAATGTAATTGCAGATTATCAGCGTATCTATCAAGTAATTGTAAATTTGATCTCCAATGCCATCAAATATTCCGATGAAAATACCGAAATTGTGGTCGGTTTTGAAATAAACCAAAAAGAAGTCACCATTGCTATTCAAGATCATGGTGCTGGAATTTCGCCTGAACACATCAAACGGATATTTGAAAGATTTTACCGAATAGATAAAAGTAGATCTAAAGAAAGAGGTGGTACAGGCTTAGGTTTAGCTATTGTGAAGCATATTATAGAAGCGCATGGCTCTTCAGTATCCGTTACAAGCACAGTAGGGAAAGGCTCTTTATTTAGCTTTAAACTACCTGTGGAAAAAGAGCCTGAGCCTTATGTACCAATAGCAGATGAAGAGGGAGAATAG
- the rpsI gene encoding 30S ribosomal protein S9, translating into MEIINTIGRRKTSVARLYMQSGKGAITVNTKDVKEYFPTEILQAIVNQPFATTKTEGSFDLKVNVDGGGVAGQAEAVRLAISRALCELDPEHRPALKAEGFLTRDPRMVERKKYGRRKARRAFQFSKR; encoded by the coding sequence ATGGAAATCATAAACACCATTGGTAGAAGAAAAACATCTGTTGCTAGATTGTATATGCAGTCAGGCAAAGGTGCTATTACCGTTAATACAAAAGACGTTAAGGAATATTTCCCAACTGAAATTCTTCAAGCAATCGTTAACCAACCATTTGCTACAACAAAAACTGAAGGTTCTTTTGACCTTAAAGTGAATGTTGATGGTGGTGGTGTTGCAGGTCAAGCAGAAGCTGTACGTTTAGCAATTTCTCGTGCACTTTGTGAACTTGATCCTGAGCACAGGCCAGCATTAAAAGCAGAAGGATTCCTTACTAGAGACCCTAGAATGGTTGAACGTAAGAAATACGGACGAAGAAAAGCGAGAAGAGCATTCCAGTTCTCAAAACGTTAA
- the rplM gene encoding 50S ribosomal protein L13 — protein MDTLSYKTISANKATVEKDWVVVDAAGKVLGRFASDVAKILRGKNKPSFTPNVDCGDNVIVINADKILMTGKKWDDRVYQHYTGYPGGQREITPRQLKAKSSTLLVERAIRGMLPKNRLGRDLFRNLYVYEGTEHGHEAQKPKVKEI, from the coding sequence GTGGATACGCTTAGTTACAAAACCATCTCGGCAAACAAAGCCACAGTTGAAAAAGACTGGGTTGTAGTAGATGCTGCAGGAAAAGTATTAGGTAGATTTGCCAGCGATGTAGCCAAAATTCTTCGTGGTAAAAACAAACCAAGTTTTACGCCTAATGTGGACTGTGGCGATAACGTAATTGTTATCAATGCAGACAAAATCCTTATGACTGGAAAGAAGTGGGATGATAGAGTTTACCAGCACTACACAGGATATCCTGGTGGTCAGCGTGAAATCACCCCTCGTCAGTTGAAAGCGAAATCTTCTACTTTATTAGTAGAAAGAGCTATACGAGGCATGTTGCCGAAAAACAGATTGGGCAGAGACTTGTTCAGAAACCTTTATGTATATGAAGGAACAGAACACGGTCATGAAGCACAAAAACCTAAAGTTAAAGAAATCTAA
- the rpsB gene encoding 30S ribosomal protein S2, translating into MAKLEYNDLLEAGVHFGHLTRKWDPKMAPYIFMERNGIHIIDLNKTLAALDEACHAIKNHVRSGKKVLFVATKKQAQDIVMEEAKRLNMPYVVDRWQGGMMTNFATIRKSLKKLANIDKMQKEESYLNLAKRERLMIQREKEKMERVLGGIADLNRLPSALFVIDIKREHIAIKEAQKLNIPVFAMVDTNSDPTQVDYPIPANDDAWKSISLILKSFGKAIEEGLMERKAEKDDAKMKQAEEEKKAVDAKEESKKEEPKKEETSDKSAE; encoded by the coding sequence ATGGCTAAGCTTGAGTACAACGACTTACTTGAAGCTGGTGTCCATTTCGGACACTTAACAAGAAAGTGGGATCCAAAAATGGCTCCTTACATTTTCATGGAGCGTAATGGCATCCACATCATTGACCTTAATAAAACTTTGGCTGCTTTAGATGAAGCATGTCATGCTATCAAGAACCATGTTCGTTCTGGTAAAAAAGTTTTATTTGTTGCTACAAAAAAACAAGCACAAGACATTGTGATGGAAGAGGCAAAAAGATTGAACATGCCTTATGTAGTAGATAGATGGCAAGGTGGTATGATGACCAACTTTGCAACTATCAGAAAGTCATTGAAAAAATTGGCTAATATCGATAAGATGCAAAAAGAAGAATCATATCTTAATCTTGCAAAAAGAGAAAGATTGATGATTCAAAGAGAGAAAGAAAAGATGGAGCGAGTTTTAGGCGGTATTGCTGACTTAAACAGACTTCCTTCTGCACTTTTTGTAATCGATATCAAAAGAGAGCACATCGCAATCAAAGAAGCTCAGAAATTAAATATCCCTGTTTTTGCAATGGTGGATACTAACTCTGATCCTACTCAAGTTGATTATCCAATTCCTGCTAATGATGATGCATGGAAATCAATCAGCTTGATCTTGAAATCTTTCGGTAAAGCTATTGAAGAAGGCTTAATGGAAAGAAAAGCAGAGAAAGATGATGCTAAAATGAAACAAGCTGAAGAAGAGAAAAAAGCAGTAGATGCTAAAGAGGAATCTAAAAAAGAAGAACCTAAGAAAGAGGAAACTTCTGACAAATCTGCTGAATAA